A genomic region of Leptolyngbya sp. FACHB-261 contains the following coding sequences:
- a CDS encoding GNAT family N-acetyltransferase, producing the protein MIRKGTDKDFEEIFNAINDAATAYKGVIPPDRWHEPYMTKEELKVQIEDGVKFLCYFENNEIFGVMGIQDKTDVELIRHAYVRTKQRNRGIGTLLLRELIKDSTKPILIGTWKAASWAISFYEKHGFCLVDEEEKNHLLKKYWAIPGRQVETSVVLVDEKYKKSKD; encoded by the coding sequence ATGATACGAAAAGGTACCGATAAAGACTTCGAAGAAATCTTCAATGCCATTAATGATGCAGCAACTGCTTATAAAGGAGTGATTCCACCAGATCGATGGCATGAGCCATACATGACAAAAGAAGAGCTAAAAGTGCAAATTGAGGATGGCGTAAAATTTTTGTGTTATTTCGAGAATAATGAAATTTTTGGAGTCATGGGGATTCAGGATAAGACGGATGTAGAGTTGATTCGTCATGCGTATGTAAGAACAAAACAAAGAAACAGAGGCATTGGAACACTTCTGCTCCGGGAACTCATCAAAGATTCAACAAAACCGATTTTGATCGGAACCTGGAAGGCAGCCAGTTGGGCAATAAGTTTCTATGAAAAGCATGGCTTTTGCCTGGTTGATGAAGAAGAGAAGAATCACCTACTAAAGAAATATTGGGCGATTCCAGGTCGGCAAGTTGAAACCTCAGTGGTTTTAGTGGATGAAAAATATAAGAAGTCAAAAGATTAA
- a CDS encoding LysE family transporter, protein MELLISLAALLGTLTVGAMSPGPSFVLVARTAIASSRAHGLAAAAGMGLGGLLFSVLVLLGFHALLASVPWLYLVLKVVGGAYLFYLGICIWRGAKQPLAMAEASQPMPSKLGRSFLVALGAQLSNPKTAVFYGSIFAALLPQNLPVAVAVTLPALVFIIETAWYAVVALALSSESSRAAYLRAKVVVDRVAGGVLGLLGLKLIASGSATA, encoded by the coding sequence GTGGAGCTTCTCATCTCACTCGCTGCCCTATTGGGCACACTGACCGTTGGCGCCATGAGCCCCGGGCCGAGCTTCGTGTTGGTCGCCCGCACCGCTATTGCCAGCTCACGTGCCCACGGGCTTGCTGCCGCAGCTGGCATGGGGCTTGGGGGGCTCCTCTTCTCAGTTCTTGTGCTGCTGGGCTTCCACGCGCTGCTCGCTAGCGTTCCCTGGCTATACCTAGTGCTCAAGGTTGTCGGCGGCGCCTACCTTTTCTATCTCGGCATATGCATCTGGCGGGGCGCAAAGCAACCTCTGGCCATGGCCGAGGCCAGTCAACCCATGCCTAGCAAGTTGGGCAGGTCTTTCCTGGTTGCGCTCGGCGCACAGCTGAGCAATCCCAAGACGGCAGTGTTCTATGGCAGCATCTTTGCCGCGCTCCTGCCCCAAAATTTGCCAGTTGCAGTTGCGGTTACGCTGCCAGCTCTTGTCTTCATCATCGAAACAGCCTGGTATGCCGTAGTTGCCCTCGCGCTCTCATCAGAGTCATCGCGTGCAGCCTATCTGCGTGCAAAGGTAGTGGTTGATCGTGTTGCGGGCGGTGTGCTTGGGCTTCTAGGGCTTAAGCTGATAGCGTCCGGGAGCGCAACAGCATGA
- a CDS encoding nuclear transport factor 2 family protein: MTAAVPPSQDLPTPDHPNAIRIRQAKECVVPGKDIDPMFAVQAPDMIAHIPGTSLIAGEWRSRDALAAAVRSLGALAGGTLYLTANVVATDDFAINVQRLTGRREDGRSLNTVLTEVWRMQDGVCVEIWDHFQDLDAWDAFWR, translated from the coding sequence ATGACTGCTGCCGTACCGCCCAGCCAAGACCTGCCAACACCCGATCATCCCAATGCGATTCGCATCCGGCAGGCGAAAGAGTGTGTCGTCCCTGGCAAGGACATTGACCCCATGTTTGCCGTGCAGGCACCGGACATGATCGCTCACATCCCCGGCACGAGCTTGATTGCGGGCGAGTGGCGCTCCCGCGATGCCTTAGCCGCCGCAGTCCGGAGCCTAGGAGCGCTCGCGGGCGGAACGCTTTATCTCACAGCTAATGTGGTCGCCACAGACGACTTCGCAATCAACGTCCAGCGCCTTACCGGGCGCCGCGAGGATGGGCGTTCCCTCAACACTGTGCTCACCGAGGTCTGGCGCATGCAGGACGGGGTATGCGTGGAAATCTGGGACCACTTCCAGGACCTGGATGCGTGGGACGCGTTCTGGCGGTAA